One window of Halopseudomonas maritima genomic DNA carries:
- the trhO gene encoding oxygen-dependent tRNA uridine(34) hydroxylase TrhO, whose translation MSAIVVVALYKFVRLDDYQALRQPLLDVMTANGVKGTLLLAEEGINGTIAGPQAGMAAVLDWLRSDDRLSDLEYKESFCDEIPFYRTKVKLKKEIVTLGVEGVSPTRKVGTYVDAKDWNALISDPEVLLIDTRNDYEVSIGTFEGAIDPQTKTFREFPEYVREHFDPKRHKKVAMFCTGGIRCEKASSYMLEEGFGEVFHLKGGILKYFEDVPAEESMWNGECFVFDNRVTVRHDLAPGSFDQCHACRHPVSAEDKASSQYAEGISCPHCYDSLPEKTRQRAEERQRQIELAKRRNEPHPIGKPAR comes from the coding sequence ATGTCTGCAATTGTTGTTGTGGCACTCTACAAGTTCGTCCGTCTGGATGACTATCAAGCCCTGCGCCAGCCCCTGCTGGACGTGATGACCGCCAACGGCGTGAAAGGCACTCTGCTGCTGGCCGAAGAAGGCATCAACGGCACTATCGCCGGCCCCCAGGCGGGCATGGCAGCGGTGCTGGACTGGCTGCGCAGTGACGACCGCCTGAGTGATCTGGAGTACAAGGAGTCCTTTTGCGACGAGATTCCGTTCTACCGCACCAAGGTCAAGCTGAAGAAGGAAATCGTCACCCTGGGCGTTGAGGGTGTCTCGCCAACGCGCAAGGTAGGCACCTATGTCGACGCCAAGGACTGGAATGCGCTGATCAGCGACCCGGAGGTACTGCTGATCGACACCCGCAACGACTATGAGGTGTCAATTGGTACCTTTGAGGGTGCCATCGACCCGCAAACCAAGACCTTTCGTGAGTTCCCCGAGTACGTGCGCGAGCACTTTGACCCAAAACGTCACAAAAAGGTGGCAATGTTTTGTACCGGCGGCATCCGTTGCGAAAAGGCGTCCAGCTATATGCTTGAGGAAGGCTTTGGTGAGGTGTTTCACCTCAAGGGCGGCATTCTCAAGTATTTTGAGGATGTGCCGGCCGAAGAGTCGATGTGGAATGGCGAGTGCTTTGTGTTCGATAACCGCGTGACCGTGCGGCACGATCTGGCACCGGGCTCCTTCGATCAGTGCCACGCTTGCCGCCACCCGGTCTCGGCTGAGGACAAGGCGTCAAGCCAGTACGCTGAGGGCATCAGCTGCCCGCACTGCTACGACAGCTTGCCGGAGAAGACCCGCCAGCGCGCCGAGGAACGTCAGCGGCAGATTGAACTGGCCAAACGCCGCAACGAGCCGCATCCTATCGGCAAACCCGCTAGGTAG
- a CDS encoding BolA family protein has product MSTTQEALHQALQALQPSHLELINESYMHSVPPGSESHFKAVIVSEDFAGLNAVKRHQAVYRALGELMQRIHALALHTYTAEEWQQRQQAPDSPNCLGGSKRG; this is encoded by the coding sequence ATGTCGACGACCCAGGAAGCCCTGCACCAAGCGCTGCAGGCGCTGCAGCCCAGTCATCTGGAACTGATCAACGAAAGCTACATGCATAGCGTGCCGCCGGGCTCGGAATCGCATTTCAAGGCGGTCATCGTCAGCGAGGATTTTGCCGGGTTGAACGCCGTGAAACGACACCAAGCGGTGTATCGCGCCCTAGGTGAACTGATGCAGCGTATTCATGCCCTGGCGCTGCACACCTACACGGCAGAGGAATGGCAGCAACGCCAACAGGCGCCAGACTCGCCCAATTGTCTGGGTGGCAGCAAGCGCGGTTGA
- a CDS encoding DMT family transporter: MHVSSGRWLYGFLLALTTTLLWGVLPIMLKQVLQVMDPYTVTWYRLLSAGLVLFCWLAAKRRLPSITALSGRNRGLLVVAILGLAFNYVLYLMALNRLSAGTMQLIIQTAPVMLMLGSMLVFRERFGLGQVLGLLVLLPGFVLFFNQRLAELLSQMSSYTLGILIALASAFSWALYGLAQKQLLTVWSSVTVMMVIYLSCALLIWPLASPAQVLQLSSLQAWLLLGCCLNTLVAYGAFAEALAHWEASRVSATVTTTPLFTFSMVALGAMLWPGLIEPEVLNNLAYVGALLVVLGSALIALAPSLIQNLRQRRLRRLSVTPPPAGS; the protein is encoded by the coding sequence ATGCACGTCTCCTCCGGGCGCTGGCTCTATGGTTTTCTATTGGCGTTGACCACCACCTTGCTGTGGGGCGTACTGCCGATCATGCTCAAGCAGGTGCTGCAGGTTATGGACCCTTACACCGTGACCTGGTATCGCCTGCTCAGTGCCGGGCTGGTGCTGTTCTGCTGGCTGGCCGCCAAGCGGCGTTTGCCCTCTATTACGGCCCTGTCGGGGCGCAATCGCGGGCTGCTGGTGGTGGCCATTCTGGGGCTGGCCTTCAATTACGTGCTGTATCTGATGGCGCTGAATCGCCTGTCTGCCGGCACTATGCAGCTGATTATCCAGACGGCGCCGGTAATGCTGATGCTGGGCAGTATGCTGGTGTTTCGTGAGCGCTTTGGCCTGGGGCAGGTGTTGGGGTTGCTGGTGCTGCTGCCGGGCTTTGTGCTGTTCTTCAACCAGCGACTGGCTGAGCTGCTGTCGCAGATGAGCAGTTACACCCTGGGCATTCTGATCGCGCTGGCATCGGCCTTTAGCTGGGCGCTCTACGGCTTGGCGCAGAAGCAGCTGCTGACGGTCTGGTCGTCGGTTACGGTCATGATGGTCATCTACTTGTCTTGCGCGCTGCTGATCTGGCCGCTGGCCAGTCCTGCGCAAGTCTTGCAATTGTCCAGCCTGCAGGCCTGGCTGCTGCTGGGCTGCTGCCTGAATACGCTGGTGGCCTACGGCGCCTTTGCCGAGGCGCTGGCGCATTGGGAGGCGTCGCGGGTTAGTGCAACGGTGACCACAACACCGCTGTTCACCTTCTCCATGGTGGCCTTGGGCGCGATGCTCTGGCCCGGCCTGATCGAACCTGAAGTGCTCAACAATCTCGCTTATGTAGGCGCGCTGCTGGTGGTGTTGGGCTCGGCGCTGATCGCGCTGGCGCCCAGCCTGATTCAGAATTTGCGCCAACGTCGCCTGCGCCGCCTGAGCGTCACGCCACCACCGGCCGGTTCCTGA
- a CDS encoding HPP family protein, which translates to MSALGTTLALILLYGVTHLVMAEAALWVTGSMGASAVLVFAMPHGTLSQPWSVIGGHVLSAAFGVACVQWLPPGFWLAALAVGGSVVIMMYARCLHPPGSATAMIVVLGGPQITQAGFAFVVYPILLDVLVIVLFAVAFNALFEGRRYPLPLVRHQVSRAPGIAPEDFEHALKQMNAYMDIDFDDLLRLVELANNNAQSKGVAAADLVTGAYYSNGLPGRNWSVREVQQVVNRPGRAGRVRYRIVKGAGEGGNGICRVSEFVRWARYRVEPDEQRRVWRRVTGEEESS; encoded by the coding sequence GTGTCTGCGCTCGGCACGACGCTCGCGCTGATTTTGCTGTATGGGGTTACCCATCTGGTGATGGCCGAGGCAGCGCTCTGGGTGACCGGGTCCATGGGTGCCAGCGCGGTGCTGGTGTTTGCCATGCCCCACGGCACGCTGTCACAACCCTGGTCGGTGATTGGTGGGCACGTGTTGTCAGCTGCTTTTGGCGTGGCCTGCGTGCAGTGGCTGCCGCCCGGCTTCTGGCTGGCCGCGCTGGCGGTGGGCGGCAGCGTGGTCATCATGATGTATGCCCGCTGCCTGCATCCGCCTGGCAGTGCGACAGCGATGATTGTGGTGTTGGGTGGGCCGCAGATCACCCAGGCCGGGTTTGCCTTCGTGGTGTACCCGATTCTGCTCGATGTGCTGGTTATCGTGCTCTTTGCCGTAGCCTTCAATGCGCTGTTTGAGGGGCGACGCTACCCGCTGCCGTTGGTGCGTCATCAGGTGTCTCGCGCGCCAGGCATTGCCCCGGAAGACTTTGAGCACGCGCTGAAGCAGATGAATGCCTATATGGATATCGACTTTGACGATCTGTTGCGTCTGGTCGAGCTGGCCAACAACAACGCGCAAAGCAAGGGGGTAGCCGCTGCAGACCTGGTGACCGGTGCCTATTACAGCAACGGTTTGCCTGGACGCAACTGGTCCGTGCGCGAAGTGCAGCAGGTGGTCAACCGGCCAGGCCGAGCAGGGCGGGTGCGCTACCGTATCGTTAAGGGCGCTGGTGAGGGTGGCAATGGCATCTGCCGGGTCAGTGAGTTTGTGCGCTGGGCACGTTACCGGGTCGAGCCCGACGAACAGCGGCGGGTGTGGCGCCGGGTGACGGGCGAAGAGGAAAGTAGCTGA
- a CDS encoding 4a-hydroxytetrahydrobiopterin dehydratase, with product MTDLADRPLTQGQPILSLTEVRQQLDALPHWTLNEQAAVPRIERVYRFADFAQALAFVNQVGALAEAQNHHPALLLEWGKVSASWWSHDAGGVHTNDLTMAARTERLFQQT from the coding sequence ATGACCGACCTCGCCGACCGCCCACTGACCCAAGGCCAGCCCATTCTCAGCCTCACTGAGGTACGCCAGCAGCTGGATGCCCTGCCCCACTGGACACTGAACGAACAAGCCGCTGTACCGCGTATTGAAAGGGTATACCGGTTTGCCGACTTTGCTCAGGCACTGGCCTTTGTCAATCAGGTCGGCGCGCTGGCCGAGGCCCAGAATCACCACCCGGCCCTGCTACTGGAGTGGGGCAAGGTCAGCGCCAGCTGGTGGAGCCACGACGCTGGCGGCGTGCACACCAACGATCTGACCATGGCGGCACGCACCGAGCGCCTCTTTCAGCAAACCTGA
- the mnmC gene encoding bifunctional tRNA (5-methylaminomethyl-2-thiouridine)(34)-methyltransferase MnmD/FAD-dependent 5-carboxymethylaminomethyl-2-thiouridine(34) oxidoreductase MnmC, whose protein sequence is MDGDQPFSTRFADVYFSRDSGLDETRHVFLQHNQLAERWRALSAGEHFCIAETGFGTGLNFLAAWQRWDACAPPDTYLHFVSTEKYPLSRTDLQRALTIWPELRTYADELLAQYRDLTAGWQHFSLGAGRITLTLLIGDLFDTLPQLDAPVDAWFLDGFAPARNPQMWQPALYQRMAELSRPGATVATFTSVGDVRRGLQAAGFAMRKVKGYGRKREMLCGQLEQSPQKAWQAPWFARPGSAADRRAVVIGGGLAGACSAHALARRGWQVTLLERQAEIAQAASGNPQGILYCKLSPHHPPLSRFVQSSYQYSLRLLARALPEGPDSWQQCGVLQLGGDAREQQRQQGLASQGYPTSFLQALNASQASTTAGVAIEHPGLWFPGGGWVSPPTLCRTLLQHPLIEVKTHSQALQLQRVDTQWKVLDPQGETLACAACVVLCTAQDTGAFSQSTHLPLKAIRGQITHLPATSESATLRTVLCADGYISPNREGTHHLGASFRFDRLDLEPSGEEDQHNLQLLEKLSPALHQVLQQAPISGARVGLRCTSPDYLPLIGPLAAANDFARDYAILGKDASARPDSPAPWHDGLYVNIAHGSRGLISAPLSGELLAAWMGNEPLPLPRELAEAVHPSRFLLRQLVRQNATDRPKARRRQGG, encoded by the coding sequence ATGGACGGCGATCAGCCGTTCTCTACCCGCTTTGCCGATGTCTATTTCTCACGCGATAGCGGCCTGGACGAAACCCGACATGTCTTTCTGCAGCACAACCAGCTGGCCGAGCGCTGGCGCGCGTTGTCTGCTGGCGAACACTTCTGTATTGCAGAGACCGGCTTTGGCACCGGCCTGAACTTCCTTGCGGCCTGGCAGCGCTGGGACGCCTGCGCGCCACCGGATACCTACCTGCATTTTGTCAGCACTGAAAAGTACCCCCTCAGCCGGACAGACCTGCAACGTGCACTGACCATCTGGCCAGAACTGCGCACCTACGCCGATGAGTTGCTCGCCCAGTATCGAGACCTGACTGCCGGCTGGCAGCATTTTTCGCTAGGCGCTGGCCGCATCACCCTGACGCTGCTGATTGGCGACCTGTTCGACACCCTGCCGCAGCTCGATGCGCCAGTCGACGCCTGGTTTCTTGACGGCTTTGCACCGGCACGCAATCCGCAAATGTGGCAGCCCGCGCTCTACCAGCGCATGGCCGAGCTGTCTCGCCCGGGCGCTACCGTTGCCACCTTCACCAGTGTTGGCGACGTTAGACGGGGTCTGCAGGCTGCCGGCTTCGCCATGCGCAAGGTGAAAGGCTATGGCCGCAAACGCGAGATGCTTTGCGGGCAGCTGGAACAGTCGCCGCAGAAGGCCTGGCAGGCGCCCTGGTTTGCCCGACCGGGCAGCGCCGCTGATCGTCGGGCGGTGGTGATTGGCGGCGGCCTGGCCGGCGCCTGCAGCGCCCATGCGCTGGCCCGGCGCGGCTGGCAAGTGACGCTGCTGGAGCGCCAGGCCGAGATAGCACAGGCCGCGTCTGGCAACCCCCAGGGCATCCTGTACTGCAAGCTGTCACCCCATCACCCGCCGCTGTCGCGCTTTGTGCAAAGCAGCTATCAGTACAGTCTGCGCCTGCTGGCACGGGCCTTGCCAGAAGGTCCGGACAGCTGGCAACAGTGCGGCGTGCTGCAACTGGGCGGTGACGCGCGCGAACAGCAACGACAACAGGGGCTCGCCAGTCAGGGCTATCCAACAAGTTTTCTGCAGGCCCTCAATGCCTCCCAAGCGAGCACCACCGCCGGTGTGGCTATCGAGCACCCAGGGCTGTGGTTTCCCGGCGGCGGCTGGGTCAGCCCGCCAACCCTGTGCCGGACATTGCTGCAGCACCCGCTGATCGAGGTAAAAACCCACAGCCAGGCGCTGCAGCTGCAACGCGTCGACACCCAATGGAAGGTGCTAGACCCGCAGGGTGAAACACTGGCCTGCGCTGCCTGCGTGGTCCTCTGTACCGCACAGGACACAGGAGCTTTCAGCCAGAGCACGCACCTGCCACTTAAGGCCATTCGCGGACAAATCACCCACCTGCCAGCCACCAGCGAGAGCGCCACCCTGCGCACCGTGCTGTGCGCCGATGGCTATATCTCGCCCAACCGCGAGGGCACGCATCACCTAGGGGCCAGCTTTCGCTTTGACCGCCTGGATCTGGAGCCAAGCGGCGAAGAGGACCAGCACAATCTGCAGTTGCTGGAAAAACTGTCGCCAGCGCTGCATCAGGTGCTGCAGCAGGCGCCAATCAGCGGTGCCCGCGTGGGCCTGCGCTGCACCAGCCCCGACTACCTGCCACTGATCGGCCCGCTGGCAGCCGCCAATGACTTTGCGCGCGACTACGCCATCCTCGGCAAGGACGCCTCTGCCCGACCGGATAGCCCCGCGCCCTGGCATGACGGGCTCTACGTCAACATCGCCCACGGCTCACGCGGCCTGATCAGTGCGCCGTTGAGCGGCGAGCTGCTGGCCGCCTGGATGGGCAACGAGCCACTACCGCTGCCGCGGGAACTGGCCGAAGCCGTGCACCCGTCGCGTTTTCTGCTGCGACAGCTGGTGCGCCAGAATGCCACCGACCGTCCGAAAGCCCGGCGCCGGCAGGGTGGCTGA
- a CDS encoding hybrid sensor histidine kinase/response regulator, which produces MRLCCLLLLFWVLCSSLAYAQPHLATTPEPTPVEVDQYSPRISLAHQVFMLEDPTDRLDARQLLSGSQHLPWRPVTSRFVNEGKNQSTLWLTFALHNPDTQPVQGVLQLDYALLDQLNLYQLTPDGQLLEQTGGDHQPFSERSVAVRNHWFPLELSPGVHRFMLRVNTSSTLFVPLYYASWPGSSAQLESSMLLHGLFYGVLLGLLAYNLFLLSSLRELTYVWYLLYLLNMVLFIATFDGLAWKWVSASVPVQTLTIYTLMFLHCAVSTQFSRHFLHTREQFPLLDLMLRCAIGLVLLAMISLPLISTSLYNSMASLFVLVSSIMLLCSGLYVWRKGFRYGSYYTLAWSLLLVSLMLSTAGSLGYELPGISYGSHWVKIGTCAEMILLSLGLADRINVLKEARFHADEAARQARLESQAQSRFLARMSHEIRTPMNGVLGMLQLLGGTRLDNRQRFYLDTISKSGNTLLTVINDILDFARLESGRVELEALAFDPDELTSDVASLFTAQAAEKQLNLYCSVAPELPQQLVGDPTRLKQILMNLLSNAFKFTEQGHVSLLLDGQPDGNGERWQLRFTISDTGIGIPEQSQRQLFRSFTQADSSTTRRYGGTGLGLAISQELARLMGGDIQLDSTPDEGTRICVSVTLPASKSTAAPALGEQPLAGLVARHADALQNYRRQLERLGYRVLSQADPEQDSCAFWLIDSQGLTIDQLQSLLSQIAEPVLLLRALDDHRPLNGAQSPRLEQTTPLLPSQLRELLRQLLEPGSTAAQAPVVEPQAEATRGHLLVAEDNPVNQLVVRSLLEKAGYSLDMAANGAQALQRYRAAPASYSLILMDCEMPGVDGFEATRRIRAHEQREHLPRVPVVALTAHVLDSHRLEGMAAGMDDYLAKPVESQQLFACLRRLVRPITP; this is translated from the coding sequence ATGCGTCTTTGCTGTCTACTCCTCTTGTTTTGGGTGCTGTGCAGCAGTCTTGCCTACGCACAGCCCCACCTCGCCACCACACCGGAACCAACGCCGGTCGAGGTGGATCAGTACAGCCCGCGCATCAGCCTGGCCCACCAGGTCTTCATGCTGGAAGATCCAACAGATAGGCTCGACGCTCGCCAGTTACTCAGCGGCAGCCAGCATCTCCCGTGGCGTCCGGTCACCTCTCGCTTCGTCAACGAAGGCAAGAACCAGTCAACCTTGTGGCTGACATTCGCCCTGCACAACCCTGACACACAACCCGTTCAAGGCGTGCTGCAACTCGATTACGCCCTGCTGGACCAACTTAACCTCTACCAACTGACGCCTGACGGCCAGTTACTTGAGCAGACCGGCGGCGATCACCAGCCGTTTAGCGAGCGCTCTGTCGCCGTGCGCAACCACTGGTTTCCCCTGGAACTGTCGCCCGGCGTGCACCGCTTTATGCTGCGGGTAAATACCAGCAGCACCCTGTTTGTGCCGCTCTACTACGCCAGCTGGCCGGGCAGCAGCGCACAGCTGGAAAGCAGTATGCTCTTGCATGGTCTGTTCTACGGCGTGCTATTGGGCTTGCTGGCCTACAACCTGTTTCTCCTGTCCTCGCTGCGCGAGCTGACCTACGTCTGGTATCTCCTGTACTTGCTCAACATGGTGCTGTTTATTGCCACTTTCGACGGCCTGGCCTGGAAGTGGGTGAGCGCCAGCGTGCCGGTACAAACGCTCACCATCTACACGCTGATGTTCCTGCACTGCGCTGTCTCCACGCAGTTCAGCCGGCACTTCCTGCACACTCGAGAACAGTTTCCCCTGCTGGACCTGATGCTGCGCTGCGCCATTGGGCTGGTGCTTCTGGCGATGATCAGCCTGCCGTTGATCAGCACTAGCCTGTACAACAGCATGGCCAGCCTGTTCGTACTCGTCAGCTCCATCATGCTGCTGTGCAGCGGCCTGTACGTCTGGCGCAAGGGTTTTCGCTACGGCTCCTACTACACCCTGGCCTGGAGCTTGCTGCTGGTGTCGCTGATGCTATCGACCGCCGGTTCGCTGGGGTACGAGCTACCTGGCATTAGCTACGGCTCTCACTGGGTAAAGATTGGCACCTGCGCCGAAATGATCCTGCTGTCGCTGGGGCTCGCTGATCGCATCAATGTGCTCAAGGAAGCGCGCTTCCATGCCGATGAGGCAGCCCGTCAGGCACGTCTGGAAAGTCAAGCGCAAAGCCGTTTCCTCGCGCGCATGAGCCACGAGATACGCACGCCCATGAACGGCGTGCTGGGCATGCTGCAACTACTGGGCGGCACCCGGCTGGACAATCGGCAGCGCTTTTATCTGGACACCATCAGCAAATCCGGCAACACCCTGCTGACCGTCATCAACGACATCCTCGACTTTGCCCGGTTGGAATCCGGCCGGGTCGAGCTGGAGGCGCTGGCCTTCGATCCGGATGAACTGACCTCTGACGTCGCCAGCCTGTTCACCGCCCAGGCGGCAGAAAAACAGTTGAACCTGTATTGCAGCGTCGCGCCCGAGTTGCCCCAACAACTGGTGGGCGACCCTACCCGCCTCAAGCAGATTCTGATGAACCTGCTGAGTAATGCCTTCAAGTTCACAGAGCAGGGCCACGTCAGCCTGCTACTCGACGGTCAACCCGACGGCAACGGCGAACGCTGGCAGCTGCGGTTTACGATCAGCGATACCGGCATCGGCATCCCCGAACAATCCCAGAGACAACTGTTCCGCTCCTTTACCCAAGCCGACAGCAGCACCACCCGACGTTACGGCGGCACCGGGCTAGGACTGGCCATCAGTCAGGAGCTGGCGCGGCTGATGGGCGGAGATATACAACTGGACAGCACACCGGACGAAGGCACCCGCATCTGCGTCAGCGTGACGCTACCTGCATCCAAGTCGACAGCCGCCCCAGCGCTCGGCGAACAGCCGCTTGCCGGCCTGGTTGCACGTCATGCTGATGCCCTGCAGAACTATCGCCGCCAACTCGAACGCTTGGGTTATCGCGTGCTTTCTCAAGCTGACCCGGAGCAGGACAGCTGCGCGTTTTGGTTGATCGACAGTCAGGGTTTAACCATCGACCAGCTGCAGTCTCTGCTGTCGCAAATCGCCGAGCCGGTGCTATTGCTGCGTGCCCTGGATGATCACCGCCCATTAAACGGCGCTCAAAGCCCCCGCCTGGAACAGACAACGCCACTATTGCCTTCACAGCTGCGCGAACTCTTGCGCCAACTGCTGGAGCCGGGAAGCACGGCCGCACAGGCGCCGGTCGTCGAACCACAGGCCGAGGCAACGCGCGGCCACCTGCTGGTAGCCGAGGACAACCCGGTCAACCAGCTGGTTGTGCGCAGCCTGCTGGAAAAGGCCGGCTACAGCCTGGACATGGCAGCCAACGGCGCGCAAGCGCTGCAGCGTTATCGCGCAGCCCCGGCCAGCTACAGCCTGATCTTGATGGATTGCGAGATGCCGGGTGTCGACGGCTTTGAAGCGACCCGGCGCATCCGTGCCCATGAGCAGCGCGAGCACCTGCCCCGCGTGCCGGTTGTGGCACTCACCGCCCATGTGCTGGACAGCCACCGCCTGGAAGGCATGGCCGCGGGCATGGATGACTACCTTGCCAAACCCGTGGAGAGCCAGCAGTTGTTTGCCTGCCTGCGCCGGCTGGTCAGGCCAATAACCCCATAA
- a CDS encoding sulfite exporter TauE/SafE family protein, producing the protein MITDPFFYLCAIPAVLLYGIAKGGFGGNIAIVSVPLMALVVAPQQAAAILLPILCLMDLVALRTFRGRWDRTNLRIILPAAMVGVLIGALTFRLMNEQHIRLLIGVIAVSFVINAWWRRDQSQARPASPWRGRFWGMLSGFTSFGIHAGGPPINVYMLPQRLEKTLLMGTLAVFFTLVNWVKVPAYLYLGQFSAENLLTSLVLMPLAPIGVRCGFWLLQRSNEKLIYQLCYVFLLLTGGKLLVEGVMGLLA; encoded by the coding sequence ATGATTACCGACCCGTTTTTCTACCTGTGTGCCATTCCTGCCGTTTTGTTGTACGGCATCGCCAAGGGCGGCTTCGGCGGCAATATCGCGATTGTTTCGGTGCCGCTGATGGCGTTGGTGGTGGCGCCGCAGCAGGCCGCAGCTATTCTGCTGCCGATTCTCTGTTTGATGGATCTGGTTGCCCTGCGCACGTTCCGGGGGCGCTGGGATCGCACCAATTTGCGCATCATTTTGCCGGCAGCGATGGTGGGCGTACTGATCGGAGCGCTCACCTTCAGGTTGATGAACGAGCAGCATATTCGTCTGTTGATCGGGGTTATTGCGGTCAGCTTTGTGATCAATGCCTGGTGGCGTCGTGATCAGAGCCAGGCGCGACCGGCCAGCCCCTGGCGAGGTCGTTTCTGGGGCATGCTGTCTGGTTTTACCAGCTTCGGCATTCATGCCGGCGGCCCGCCGATCAATGTCTATATGCTGCCCCAACGGCTGGAGAAAACCTTGCTGATGGGCACATTGGCGGTGTTCTTCACGCTGGTGAATTGGGTCAAGGTGCCGGCGTATCTGTACCTTGGCCAATTTTCTGCTGAGAACCTGCTGACGTCGCTGGTGCTGATGCCGCTGGCGCCTATTGGGGTGCGTTGCGGCTTTTGGTTGCTGCAGCGCAGTAATGAGAAGCTGATCTATCAGCTGTGCTATGTCTTCCTGCTGCTGACCGGTGGCAAGCTGCTGGTCGAGGGGGTTATGGGGTTATTGGCCTGA
- a CDS encoding YheU family protein, which produces MLIPYQMLEPTTLDALLEDFVTRDGTDNGYEDSLERRVLQVRRILEKGDVLIVFHPDTGDTSLAHRHSIPAEMLRAFQADQQ; this is translated from the coding sequence ATGTTGATCCCCTACCAGATGCTGGAACCCACCACCCTCGACGCCCTGCTGGAAGACTTTGTAACCCGCGACGGTACTGACAACGGCTATGAAGACAGCCTTGAACGGCGAGTGCTGCAGGTACGGCGCATCCTGGAGAAGGGTGATGTGCTGATCGTTTTTCATCCAGATACCGGCGATACCAGCCTGGCGCATCGCCACAGCATTCCCGCCGAGATGCTGCGCGCATTCCAAGCAGATCAGCAATAG
- a CDS encoding pirin family protein gives MIHYRSLLSSRTGQPASDGDGVRLTRVFGGADSRHLDPFLMLDEFGSDEAADYIGGFPSHPHRGFETVTYMLEGRMLHEDHLGNRGLLGPGGVQWMTAGRGIIHSEMPQQDHGSMRGFQLWLNLPAAEKMQPAHYQDLPPDAFPVVRLKGGGQLKLIAGNLALADQNVQGPIQGGKTQPLYIDLQLGADQTQELPTPVGHTTLLYVYEGAVAVDGNDTPATLTRGQLGLLSDGELVRLTAQSADTRLLLMAAKPIGEPVVQYGPFVMNTEAEIRQAVRDYQLGQLTD, from the coding sequence ATGATCCACTATCGCAGTTTGCTCAGTAGCCGCACCGGTCAACCCGCCAGCGACGGGGACGGTGTGCGCCTGACCCGTGTATTCGGCGGCGCCGACAGCCGGCACCTTGACCCTTTCCTGATGCTGGACGAGTTTGGCTCCGACGAAGCTGCCGACTACATTGGCGGCTTTCCGTCCCACCCGCACCGTGGCTTTGAGACCGTCACCTACATGCTTGAAGGTCGCATGTTGCATGAGGACCACCTCGGCAATCGCGGCCTGCTCGGCCCAGGTGGCGTACAGTGGATGACCGCGGGGCGCGGCATCATCCACTCCGAGATGCCGCAGCAGGATCACGGCAGCATGCGCGGCTTCCAGCTCTGGCTGAACCTGCCCGCCGCCGAAAAAATGCAACCTGCACACTACCAGGACTTGCCGCCCGACGCCTTTCCCGTGGTGCGGTTAAAGGGCGGCGGCCAGCTCAAGCTGATCGCCGGCAACCTGGCACTGGCAGACCAGAACGTGCAAGGGCCAATCCAGGGCGGCAAGACTCAGCCACTGTATATCGACCTGCAACTGGGCGCAGACCAGACACAGGAACTGCCGACGCCCGTCGGCCATACCACCCTGCTGTACGTGTACGAAGGGGCGGTGGCTGTCGACGGCAACGACACGCCAGCCACGCTGACGCGTGGCCAGCTGGGGTTGTTGAGCGATGGAGAGCTGGTGCGCCTGACAGCGCAGTCGGCCGACACCCGGTTGCTACTGATGGCGGCCAAGCCAATCGGCGAGCCGGTTGTGCAGTACGGCCCGTTCGTCATGAATACGGAAGCTGAAATACGTCAGGCGGTGCGCGATTACCAGCTTGGTCAGCTAACCGACTGA